From a region of the Pseudomonadaceae bacterium SI-3 genome:
- a CDS encoding penicillin acylase family protein, producing the protein MPLRLPFFLVRLTLGAVFVGGALSGCQAYLDSRYSDSLPPAQGVQAITGLDKSVSIRRNTLGMPLIETANFHDALFGLGYVHATDRLSQMVSMRLMAQGRLAEMAGPGVLEVDRFMRAVNLRQSAAVLYRESSPRMKRFFEVYARGVNAYLFRHRDKLPMDLAVTGYTPEYWKAEDSALVFCLLNFGLAVNLQEEIASLVMAQKVGADNVAWLLPTYPDEALPFEEADKLKGLKLTGDIAGLAELESAAAQVASLNMLGVAASNNWAISGSNTRSGKPILANDTHLPLSMPSYWNFVQIRSPKFQAAGVTIAGVPAVVAGFNGKLGWGMTMVMGDTQDLFLEQVRREGTRLLYLADGKWVPARERNETFFIKGARPVRETIYETRNGPLLNSVLGERKHPLQPLQLSSGYGLALKTNQFEADQTLDAFFDLTRAKSVDQAFEATRDIRAVALNIVFADQQSTGWQVTGRYPNRREGLGLLPSPGWEGRYDWDGYADPMLHPYDQDPIQGWLGTANHRTVPKGYGMQLSNSWYYPERAERIAELLGRGKQDTRSVIAMQYDQTTTFAAKLQTMLQAPGMAEPLKAAIDTLAEPERRRAREALSTLLRFDGKLAAGSADAALYETFLMEAARQTFLDELGPEGSAAWKALVETANASYSAQADHLLGRDDSPFWDDIGTSQQEDKPAILARSLAASVSRMETALGADRSAWQWGQLHTYTWKSGTTQLAPYMSPSQRAGINAINGYLDRGPVAAGGDHSTLNVSAYRWGDNFDTWLIPAMRIIVDFGRDEPMIGLNSTGQSGNPASPHYADGIEAWLKGGYMSFPFKSENLDKVYGTQRLLLTPAPK; encoded by the coding sequence ATGCCACTGCGCCTGCCGTTTTTTCTGGTTCGCCTGACGTTGGGCGCCGTATTTGTGGGCGGAGCCCTTAGCGGCTGCCAGGCCTATCTGGACAGTCGCTACAGCGACAGTCTGCCGCCTGCCCAGGGCGTCCAGGCGATTACGGGGCTGGACAAGAGCGTAAGCATCCGTCGCAACACGCTGGGTATGCCGCTGATTGAAACGGCGAACTTTCATGATGCGCTGTTCGGGTTGGGTTACGTACATGCCACTGACCGGCTGAGTCAGATGGTCAGCATGCGGCTCATGGCCCAAGGGCGCTTGGCTGAAATGGCCGGGCCTGGAGTGCTTGAGGTCGACCGCTTCATGCGTGCGGTAAACCTTCGGCAAAGCGCTGCGGTGCTGTATCGGGAAAGCTCGCCGCGGATGAAGCGCTTCTTCGAGGTGTATGCCAGAGGCGTTAACGCCTACCTGTTCCGTCATCGCGACAAGTTGCCGATGGACCTTGCCGTCACAGGCTATACGCCTGAGTACTGGAAGGCTGAAGATTCGGCACTGGTGTTCTGTCTGTTGAACTTCGGCCTGGCGGTCAATCTTCAGGAAGAAATCGCATCGCTGGTCATGGCGCAGAAAGTCGGTGCGGACAACGTCGCCTGGCTGCTGCCCACCTACCCAGACGAGGCGTTGCCATTTGAGGAGGCCGACAAGCTCAAAGGCTTGAAGCTTACCGGCGATATTGCTGGGCTTGCTGAGCTTGAGAGCGCTGCCGCTCAAGTTGCCTCGCTCAACATGCTGGGGGTCGCCGCTTCGAACAATTGGGCCATTTCCGGCAGCAATACGCGCAGTGGCAAGCCGATCCTGGCCAATGACACGCACTTGCCGCTGTCCATGCCGTCGTACTGGAACTTCGTGCAGATTCGCTCGCCGAAGTTTCAGGCTGCAGGCGTGACGATTGCTGGCGTGCCTGCTGTGGTCGCCGGGTTCAACGGCAAGCTGGGCTGGGGCATGACCATGGTCATGGGCGATACCCAGGACCTCTTTCTCGAGCAGGTACGGCGCGAGGGCACCCGCTTGCTGTATCTGGCCGATGGCAAGTGGGTGCCGGCTCGCGAGCGAAATGAGACCTTCTTTATCAAGGGCGCGCGCCCTGTCCGAGAAACGATCTACGAGACACGCAACGGGCCGTTGCTCAATAGCGTTCTAGGGGAGCGCAAACACCCCTTGCAGCCGCTGCAGTTGAGCAGTGGTTACGGGCTGGCTCTGAAGACCAACCAGTTCGAGGCTGATCAGACGCTGGATGCATTTTTCGACCTGACCCGTGCGAAATCCGTCGACCAGGCGTTCGAGGCGACCCGCGACATCCGTGCTGTGGCACTGAACATCGTGTTTGCCGACCAGCAAAGTACCGGCTGGCAGGTCACCGGACGCTATCCGAACCGGCGCGAGGGGTTGGGCCTGCTTCCGTCGCCCGGTTGGGAAGGGCGTTATGACTGGGACGGTTACGCCGATCCCATGCTTCACCCCTATGATCAGGATCCGATACAAGGCTGGCTAGGGACCGCCAATCATCGCACCGTGCCTAAGGGCTATGGCATGCAGCTGTCCAATTCCTGGTACTACCCGGAGCGTGCCGAGCGTATTGCCGAGCTGCTTGGTCGGGGCAAGCAGGACACCCGCAGTGTGATCGCAATGCAGTATGACCAGACGACAACCTTTGCGGCGAAGCTGCAGACCATGCTGCAGGCGCCGGGAATGGCGGAGCCGCTGAAAGCCGCCATCGATACGCTTGCCGAGCCTGAGCGGCGCCGGGCACGTGAAGCGCTTTCGACCCTTCTGCGCTTCGATGGCAAGCTCGCTGCTGGCTCTGCGGACGCAGCGCTGTATGAAACCTTCCTGATGGAGGCGGCACGCCAGACCTTTCTCGACGAGCTGGGGCCGGAGGGTAGCGCCGCCTGGAAGGCGCTGGTCGAGACCGCAAACGCCTCCTATTCGGCACAGGCCGATCATCTGCTCGGCCGCGACGACAGCCCGTTCTGGGACGATATCGGTACGTCCCAACAGGAAGACAAGCCGGCCATTCTGGCGCGCTCACTTGCCGCTTCGGTCAGTCGTATGGAAACTGCCCTGGGTGCTGATCGAAGTGCCTGGCAGTGGGGGCAGCTGCATACCTACACCTGGAAGAGCGGCACTACTCAACTGGCGCCTTACATGTCGCCCAGCCAGCGTGCCGGCATCAATGCGATCAACGGCTATCTGGATCGGGGGCCGGTAGCGGCTGGTGGCGATCACAGCACGCTGAACGTGTCGGCCTACCGCTGGGGCGACAATTTCGATACCTGGCTGATTCCGGCAATGCGGATCATTGTCGACTTCGGTCGTGATGAGCCGATGATCGGGCTAAATAGCACCGGTCAGTCGGGCAACCCGGCCAGCCCCCACTACGCAGACGGCATCGAGGCCTGGTTGAAAGGCGGCTACATGAGCTTCCCATTTAAATCGGAGAATCTCGACAAGGTCTACGGCACCCAGCGATTGCTGCTCACGCCGGCGCCTAAATAG
- a CDS encoding DJ-1/PfpI family protein, whose protein sequence is MPTFVGIYVYPDVEVLDFTGPYEVFTTATRLALRDGQPPPFSTSTIAARKGLVRARAGLVVQPNYNFANHPTIDLLIVPGGVVTNELENPEVVRWIEKTAAQAGLTASVCTGAFLLAKANVLYAHKVTTHWEDISELKAMFPLLKVVEGCRWVDTGRYVTSAGISAGIDMSLHLVERIAGRELAEATARQMDFDWRKNS, encoded by the coding sequence ATGCCCACATTCGTCGGTATCTACGTTTACCCCGACGTCGAGGTGCTCGATTTTACGGGACCTTACGAGGTATTCACCACCGCGACGCGGCTGGCGCTGCGCGACGGTCAGCCACCGCCCTTCTCGACGTCAACCATCGCTGCGCGCAAGGGGCTCGTGCGCGCCAGGGCGGGCCTGGTCGTCCAACCCAACTACAACTTTGCCAACCACCCCACCATCGACTTGCTGATCGTCCCGGGCGGAGTGGTCACTAACGAACTGGAGAACCCAGAGGTGGTTCGGTGGATCGAGAAAACCGCCGCGCAGGCCGGACTCACCGCCTCGGTGTGCACCGGCGCCTTCCTGCTGGCGAAAGCCAACGTGCTTTACGCGCATAAGGTGACCACGCACTGGGAAGACATCAGCGAACTGAAAGCGATGTTCCCGCTGCTCAAAGTGGTCGAAGGCTGCCGCTGGGTTGATACCGGCCGCTACGTAACCTCGGCAGGTATTTCGGCCGGTATCGACATGAGCCTGCACTTGGTCGAGCGTATCGCTGGCCGCGAACTGGCCGAAGCCACCGCCCGACAGATGGATTTCGACTGGCGCAAGAACAGCTGA
- the tsaA gene encoding tRNA (N6-threonylcarbamoyladenosine(37)-N6)-methyltransferase TrmO, with protein MSYSVSPIGFVRSCFKEKFAIPRQPQLAPAARGVLELVAPFDQVHALEGLEQVSHVWLLFLFHQALEAEPRLRVRPPRLGGNRMVGVFATRATHRPNGIGQSVVKLDRIEPGRLHLSGIDLLDGTPVLDIKPYVPYADVVTDAHNGLAEDAPNLIAVRWTEASLQQAHCEAARLGEPLQALIEQCLAQDPRPAYQTPAPERRYGTRLWDVEVRWHYPEPSTITVLEVTRAAS; from the coding sequence ATGTCCTACTCCGTTTCTCCCATCGGCTTCGTCCGCTCCTGTTTCAAGGAAAAGTTCGCCATTCCACGCCAGCCGCAACTGGCACCCGCCGCTCGAGGCGTACTGGAACTGGTCGCACCGTTCGATCAGGTTCATGCTCTGGAGGGACTGGAACAGGTGAGCCATGTCTGGCTGCTGTTTCTTTTTCATCAAGCTTTGGAGGCCGAACCCCGTCTGCGAGTACGGCCACCACGTCTAGGTGGCAACCGAATGGTTGGCGTATTCGCGACACGGGCGACGCACCGGCCGAACGGCATCGGGCAGTCGGTGGTGAAACTGGACCGGATCGAGCCAGGCCGTCTTCATCTGTCGGGAATCGATCTGCTCGATGGGACACCGGTGCTGGACATCAAGCCTTATGTCCCCTATGCCGACGTGGTGACGGATGCCCATAACGGCTTGGCCGAGGACGCACCCAACCTCATTGCAGTGCGCTGGACCGAGGCCAGCCTGCAACAGGCGCACTGCGAAGCGGCGCGGCTGGGCGAGCCGCTGCAAGCCTTGATCGAACAGTGCCTGGCACAGGACCCACGACCGGCCTATCAGACGCCAGCACCGGAACGCCGCTACGGCACCCGGCTCTGGGATGTCGAGGTCCGATGGCACTACCCAGAGCCATCAACCATCACGGTATTGGAAGTGACACGAGCAGCCAGCTAG